In Streptomyces sclerotialus, the DNA window AGCCCCGAAAGGGACGGCGGGACAGAAGGGCGGGCGCGGTGGGCCGCGGCGGCGGCCTGTGGGGGCCGCTGCCGGGCGGATGGGCAGGGTGCGTCTCGGGGTGGTGCGGGGTCCGGCCGGGAGCAGGTAGGTCCTGCGCGGCCTGGGCGGTCATGGTTCAGGTGGCGGCCTGTGCCGGGGCGTCGTCGGCCGCCTCGGTGTCGTCGGCCGCCGTGGCGAGCGCGGTTGTGACGGGTACCACGACTGCCGCGATCAGCGGCAGCGCGCCGGCGACGAGGAAGACCGTGGTGGTGCCGAGCAGCGCGGCGAGCGCGCCGGCGACGAGGGAGCCGAGCGGGAACACGCCCCAGGTGATCCAGCGGTAGGCGGCGTTGACGCGCCCGAAGATCTCGGCGGGGATGGTGGTCTGCCGGTAGGAGACCACGACGACGTTCCACACGATCGACACCAGGCCGTAGCAGAACAGCCCCGCGGCGGCCACCGGCACGCTCGGTGCGGCCAGCGCCAGGTAGCAGAGCCCCGCCAGGGGCCCGCCGCAGCGCATCAGCCGCCGCTCCCCCACGCGCCCGACGATCCGGCCGGTCAGCGGTCCGGCCAGGACGCTGCCGACCGCCAGACAGGTGAGCAGCAGGCCGTAGCCGGTCTCGGACAGGCCCAGTTGTCCCGGCGCCACGGCTTGCAGCGGCAGCAGCGTCAGGCACATGGCGTACGAGAGGTTGTTGACGGCGGCGGTGGTCGCGAGGCGGATCAGGTCCGGGCGCCCCTTGAAGTGGCGCAGTCCCTCGCCCAGTTCGGACACCATCGAGCGCAGGGAGGCGCGCTGCCGGGGCTTCGGCTCGTCGTCGTGGGGGCGCTCCGCTTCGGGCGGTGGCGCCTTCGCGACGACTGCCGCACCGCCCACGGCGGCGGG includes these proteins:
- a CDS encoding MFS transporter encodes the protein MLSLRRDGRTSARREPLGSPFRRFQSAVVSSDLADGIYKIAVPLIALGMTRSAVAVSLVGVAVRLPWLVAMLPAGVVADRYEPRSVMRWASAVRLGLVVAMCVAAVLGRLPLWTLAVLAFAVGCAGTFVDVAAQSALPRLVTAGQLPRANAALQSTQMFLAQLVGPALGGYVVALGSGLGLSTVVVLYVVTVWALGILPAAVGGAAVVAKAPPPEAERPHDDEPKPRQRASLRSMVSELGEGLRHFKGRPDLIRLATTAAVNNLSYAMCLTLLPLQAVAPGQLGLSETGYGLLLTCLAVGSVLAGPLTGRIVGRVGERRLMRCGGPLAGLCYLALAAPSVPVAAAGLFCYGLVSIVWNVVVVSYRQTTIPAEIFGRVNAAYRWITWGVFPLGSLVAGALAALLGTTTVFLVAGALPLIAAVVVPVTTALATAADDTEAADDAPAQAAT